The DNA region CCATCGCCTGCTTGACGGCACCACGCTCGATTACGACACGAGCCTGGTCAGCCGCGGTTTTGTGTTCCAGAACCCGAACGCCAAACAGACGTGCGGGTGCGGGACGTCTTTTAGTGTCGCCTGATGTGACGGTACGGAGGCCGGGCCTTTAGGCCCGGCGTCACGCCGGGGCTGAAGCCCCGGCCTCCCAAGGATCCACAAATGTCCACGCAAGAAGAAACCATCGAACAACTCGCGACCCGCGAGTACAAGTACGGCTTCGAGACCATTCTCGAATCCGACACCTTCCCCCCCGGCCTCAACGAGGACGTCGTCCGCGCCATATCGGCGAAGAAGGATGAGCCGGCGTGGATGCTCGAGTTCCGCCTGAAGTCGTTCCGCGCCTGGCAGAAGATGACCGAGCCGGCGTGGCACAACCTGCACATCGAGCCGATCGACTACTACGGCATCAGCTATTACTCGGCACCCAAAGCCAAGCCGCAGTTGGCCAGCCTGGACGAACTTGATCCCGAAGTGCGCCGGACGTTCGAAAAATTGGGCATTCCGATCGAAGAGCAGAAGATGCTCGCGAACGTCGCTGTGGACGCCGTGTTCGACAGCGTCTCGGTGGCCACCACCTTCCGCGCGAAGCTTGGCGAGATGGGCGTCATCTTCTGCTCGTTCTCGGAGGCCGTGAAAGATCACCCCGACCTGGTCAAGCAGTATCTCGGTTCGGTGGTCCCCTACACCGACAACTTCTTTGCCACGCTCAACTCCGCGGTCTTCAGCGACGGGTCGTTCGTGTATATCCCCAAGGGCGTGAAGTGCCCGATGGAGCTCTCCACGTACTTCCGCATCAACGCGAAAAACACGGGACAGTTTGAACGCACCCTGATCATTGCCGACGAGGGATCCCAGGTCAGCTACCTCGAGGGCTGCACGGCGCCGATGCGCGATGAGCACCAACTGCACGCGGCCGTCGTGGAATTGGTCGCGCTCGATCGGGCGACGATCAAGTACTCCACCATCCAGAACTGGTACCCGGGCGACAAGGACGGCAAAGGCGGCATCTACAACTTCGTCACCAAGCGCGGCCGTGCGATGACCGACTCGAAGATCACCTGGACGCAGGTGGAGACGGGGTCGGCGATTACGTGGAAGTACCCGAGCTGCATCCTGCAGGGCGACAACTCGGTGGGCGAGTTCTATTCGGTGGCCACCACGAACAACCGTCAACAGGCCGATACCGGCACGAAGATGATCCATCTCGGGAAGAACACCCGCAGCACGATTGTGTCGAAGGGCATCTCGGCCGGCTTCGGCCAGAACACCTATCGCGGCGCCGTGAAGATCGGCAAGAACGCGCATGGCGCGCGTAATTACTCGCAGTGCGATTCGCTGCTCATCGGCGACAAGTGCGGGGCGCACACGTTTCCGTACCTGGAGATCAAAAACTCCACCGCGATGGTCGAACACGAAGCGTCGACGTCAAAAATCGGCGAAGACCAGATTTTTTACTGCCGCCAGCGCGGCATCGCCACTGAAGACGCCGTGAACATGATCGTCAGCGGCTTCTGCAAAGAGGTCTTCCGCGAGCTCCCGATGGAGTTCGCCGTGGAAGCCCAGAAACTTCTCTCAATCAGCCTGGAAGGAAGCGTCGGTTAAAGATGTTGCTCGAGATTTCGGATCTGCGTGTCAGGGTCGAGGACAAGGAAATCCTCAAGGGCCTGAGTTTGTCGGTCAACCCTGGCGAAGTGCACGCCATCATGGGGCCCAACGGCTCGGGCAAGAGCACGCTGGCCCGTATCCTCTGCGGCCACCCCGGCTATGAGGCCACGGGCGGCACGGTGGCCTACGACGGCAAGGACCTGCTGGACATGGACCCCGAGGAGCGCGCCCGTGAAGGCGTGTTCATGGCGTTCCAGTATCCGGTGGAAATTCCAGGCGTCAACAACTCCTACTTCCTGAAGGCCGCGCTCAATGCCGTGCGCAAGCACCGTGGACTGCAGGAACTGGACGCCGTCGAGTTCCTCCAGGTGATCCGCGAAAAGGCGAAGCTCCTCGAGATGGATCAGTCGATGCTGCACCGCGCGGTCAACGAGGGATTCTCGGGCGGTGAGAAAAAGCGCAACGAGATCTTCCAGATGGCGGTGCTCGAACCGAAGCTGGCGATTCTCGACGAGACCGATTCCGGCCTCGACATCGACGCCCTCCGCATTGTCGCCAATGGCGTCAACGCGCTGCGCAGCCCGGAGCGCGCCATCATCGTGGTCACGCACTATCAGCGCCTGCTCGACTACATCGTGCCGGATTTCGTGCACGTGCTCAGCGGCGGCCGCATCGTGAAGTCGGGCGGCAAGGAACTGGCGCTGGAGCTTGAAGACAAGGGGTACGGCTGGGTGGATGCCGTGGCCGGAGCCCGGGCGTAGCCATGCCGCAGGTAGCCGAGC from Acidobacteriota bacterium includes:
- the sufB gene encoding Fe-S cluster assembly protein SufB — protein: MSTQEETIEQLATREYKYGFETILESDTFPPGLNEDVVRAISAKKDEPAWMLEFRLKSFRAWQKMTEPAWHNLHIEPIDYYGISYYSAPKAKPQLASLDELDPEVRRTFEKLGIPIEEQKMLANVAVDAVFDSVSVATTFRAKLGEMGVIFCSFSEAVKDHPDLVKQYLGSVVPYTDNFFATLNSAVFSDGSFVYIPKGVKCPMELSTYFRINAKNTGQFERTLIIADEGSQVSYLEGCTAPMRDEHQLHAAVVELVALDRATIKYSTIQNWYPGDKDGKGGIYNFVTKRGRAMTDSKITWTQVETGSAITWKYPSCILQGDNSVGEFYSVATTNNRQQADTGTKMIHLGKNTRSTIVSKGISAGFGQNTYRGAVKIGKNAHGARNYSQCDSLLIGDKCGAHTFPYLEIKNSTAMVEHEASTSKIGEDQIFYCRQRGIATEDAVNMIVSGFCKEVFRELPMEFAVEAQKLLSISLEGSVG
- the sufC gene encoding Fe-S cluster assembly ATPase SufC yields the protein MLEISDLRVRVEDKEILKGLSLSVNPGEVHAIMGPNGSGKSTLARILCGHPGYEATGGTVAYDGKDLLDMDPEERAREGVFMAFQYPVEIPGVNNSYFLKAALNAVRKHRGLQELDAVEFLQVIREKAKLLEMDQSMLHRAVNEGFSGGEKKRNEIFQMAVLEPKLAILDETDSGLDIDALRIVANGVNALRSPERAIIVVTHYQRLLDYIVPDFVHVLSGGRIVKSGGKELALELEDKGYGWVDAVAGARA